In Cryptococcus depauperatus CBS 7841 chromosome 4, complete sequence, a single window of DNA contains:
- a CDS encoding succinate dehydrogenase, cytochrome b556 subunit: MQFNIARNLLTRSTTKHATPSVLRSMPGLMLAQRRFASTEPLSEAESVTLLNSQRHCRPTSPHLDIYQPQVTWVLSSLNRITGVALSGTLYLSAIAYLLHPVFPVIDSAHLVQLVHDLPVWLKGGLKFLFAVPFTFHGLNGLRHLSWDIGKGLSIKRVYTTGYAVIAASAISSIYLAFFV, encoded by the exons ATGCAATTCAACATCGCTCGCAACCTCCTCACTCGGTCCACTACTAAACATGCTACTC CCTCTGTCCTTCGCTCCATGCCCGGTCTCATGCTGGCCCAGCGACG GTTTGCCTCTACTGAACCACTGTCGGAAGCTGAGAGCGTCACACTCCTCAACTCGCAGAGGCACTGCCGACCCACCTCACCTCACCTCGACATCTACCAGCCTCAA GTAACTTGGGTGCTTTCCAGCTTGAACCGTATAACTGGTGTTGCCCTTTCTGGCACGCTCTATCTCTCCGCGATTGCTTACCTCCTCCACCCGGTATTCCCTGTGATTGACTCTGCTCATCTTGTCCAACTCGTGCACGACTTGCCTGTATGGCTCAAGGGCGGCTTGAAGTTTTTGTTTGCTGTTCCATTTACCTTTCATGGGTTGAACGGTTTGCGGCATTTGAGTTGGGATATTGGAAAGG GTCTCAGCATCAAGCGAGTTTACACAACTGGTTACGCCGTTATCGCTGCCTCCgctatctcttccatctaCCTCGCATTCTTTGTCTAG
- a CDS encoding vacuolar protein 8, producing MGQASSCCRPRRKNAYEPLLLEAEREAVADLLQYLESKSLGNNFADIYVDRSSTNFFAGAPLVALTTLSFSENVDLQRSAALAFAEITEKEVREVGRDTLDPVLYLLSSHDPEVQRAASAALGNLAVNAENKLLVVSLGGLEPLIRQMLSPNVEVQCNAVGCITNLATHDENKTQIAKSGALVPLTRLAKSKDMRVQRNATGALLNMTHSDENRQQLVAAGAIPVLVSLLNSPDTDVQYYCTTALSNIAVDAANRKKLAQTEPKLVQSLVQLMDSQSLKVQCQAALALRNLASDSKYQLEIVKFNGLKPLLRLLHSSYLPLILSAAACVRNVSIHPANESPIIESGFLQPLIELLSFDENEEVQCHAISTLRNLAASSEKNKGAIVEAGAVEKIKSLVLTVPLAVQSEMTACVAVLALSDDLKPQLLEMGICEVLIPLTNSPSIEVQGNSAAALGNLSSKAAEDYAPFNAVWNKPDGGLHAYLVRFLSSADITFQHIAVWTIVQLLEAEDEQLTNNIRSSPILISSIRQLAQSPPPSRAGGIVNRRDPNEPSSSEDEFEDGLTDQEGEGEIVSLARRILDLTEVGEEGDMFEDRGRPVPGNANQHPQPTGSQAGSLGSEHAALRASVHRALSGGGR from the exons ATGGGCCAGGCAAGCAGCTGCTGTCGTCCCCGGAGGAAGAACGCCTACGAGCCACTGTTACTGGAGGCAGAGAGGGAGGCTGTGGCAGATTTGCTGCAGTACTTAGAGAGTAAGTCACTTGGCAACAACTTTGCTGACATCTATGTAGACCGCTCGTCTACAAACTTTTTCGCAGGTGCACCACTTGTCGCTCTCACTACTCTGTCATTCTCGGAGAATGTGGATTTGCAGCGTTCTGCAGCACTTGCCTTTGCGGAGATCACAGAAAAGGAAGTCCGTGAAGTTGGCAGGGATACACTTGATCCTGTGCTCTATCTCTTGAGTAGTCATGACCCAGAAGTTCAGAGAGCTGCAAGCGCGGCGTTAGGAAACTTGGCGGTTAATG CGGAAAACAAGCTTCTGGTTGTATCTTTAGGTGGATTGGAGCCGCTTATCCGGCAAATGCTCAGTCCAAACGTTGAGGTACAATGCAATGCTGTTGGATGCATAACCAACCTTGCTACACATG ACGAAAACAAGACACAAATTGCCAAGTCTGGTGCTCTAGTGCCGCTTACTCGCCTGGCAAAGTCAAAGGATATGAGGGTCCAGAGAAATGCGACTGGAGCTCTACTAAATATGACTCACTCTG ATGAGAATCGTCAACAGCTGGTTGCTGCGGGAGCGATTCCTGTCCTTGTTAGCCTTCTTAACTCCCCAGACACTGACGTCCAGTACTATTGCACCACCGCCTTGAGCAATATTGCTGTTGATG CCGCCAACCGGAAAAAGCTTGCCCAGACTGAGCCCAAACTAGTTCAAAGCCTTGTTCAGCTCATGGACAGCCAAAGTCTGAAAGTTCAATGTCAAGCTGCTCTTGCCTTGCGTAATCTGGCTAGTGACA GCAAGTACCAACTGGAGATTGTCAAGTTTAACGGTCTCAAACCTCTGCTTCGACTCTTGCATTCGTCATATTTGCCCCTCATTCTTTCTGCCGCCGCTTGTGTTCGCAATGTCTCTATTCATCCCGCTAATGAATCCCCCATCATTGAGTCCGGATTCCTCCAGCCTCTCATTGAGCTTTTGTCCTTTGATGAAAACGAAGAGGTCCAGTGTCATGCCATCTCGACACTAAGGAACTTGGCGGCTAGCAGCgagaagaacaaaggcGCCATTGTTGAGGCGGGCGCAGTGGAAAAAATCAAGAGTTTGGTGCTGACAGTTCCTTTGGCTGTCCAAAGTGAGATGACTGCTTGTGTCGCTGTTCTTGCTCTTAGCGATGACCTCAAGCCCCAATTACTTGAGATGGGAATATGTGAAGTATTGATTCCATTGACCAACTCTCCCAGTATAGAGGTCCAGGGCAATTCTGCTGCTGCATTAGGAAAcctttcttcaaaagctgcAGAAGATTATGCCCCATTTAACGCAGTTTGGAACAAGCCTGACGGAGGGTTGCATGCCTACCTTGTAAGGTTCTTGAGTAGCGCCGACATAACATTCCAACATATTGCTGTCTGG ACCATCGTTCAACTccttgaagctgaagatgagcAACTTACCAACAATATTCGTTCTTCCCCTattctcatctcctctaTCCGTCAACTAGCTCAATCTCCTCCACCATCTCGCGCTGGCGGTATTGTCAACCGTCGAGATCCTAATGAGCCCTCATCATCAgaagatgagtttgaggaTGGCCTCACCGATCAAGAGGGCGAGGGCGAGATTGTGAGCTTGGCGAGGAGGATTCTTGATCTTACAGAAGTAGGGGAGGAGGGAGATATGTTTGAAGATAGAGGAAGGCCAGTCCCCGGGAATGCTAATCAGCATCCACAGCCGACAGGGAGCCAGGCCGGCAGTCTAGGTTCTGAACACGCTGCTTTGAGGGCAAGCGTGCACCGGGCTCTTAGTGGTGGTGGTCGTTGA